Proteins encoded within one genomic window of Solibaculum mannosilyticum:
- the trmFO gene encoding methylenetetrahydrofolate--tRNA-(uracil(54)-C(5))-methyltransferase (FADH(2)-oxidizing) TrmFO yields MRPVTVIGAGLAGCEAAMQVAKAGIPVRLMEQKPSKYSPAHHLPQFAELVCSNSLKAERLGSAAGLLKAEMQRLGSVCVEAAYACRVPAGGALAVDRDVFAGLVTEQVCSHPLIQVVEGEVLEIPQDGVVIVATGPLTEGRLAQDIQRVVGEGTLSFYDAAAPIVTAESVDQNYAFAASRYGRGGEDDYLNCPMNKEQYEAFYEQLIHAESAMLHEFDRPKVYEGCMPVEVMAKRGADTLRFGPLKPVGLRDPSTGHRPWAVVQLRRENRDGTLYNLVGFQTNLKFPEQKRVFSMIPALHDAQFMRYGVMHRNSFLCSPHLLEPDQSLRNNRNIFFAGQITGVEGYMESAMSGIWAGVNAARRVQGKSPVTPPPDTMAGALLRYISDPEVKDFQPMGANFGILPPLDHTIRDKKARYEALARRAMEHFEQFMEREL; encoded by the coding sequence ATGAGGCCGGTGACAGTAATCGGAGCGGGCCTTGCCGGATGTGAGGCCGCCATGCAGGTGGCAAAGGCCGGTATCCCCGTAAGGCTCATGGAGCAAAAGCCCAGCAAGTACTCCCCGGCCCATCATCTCCCTCAGTTTGCGGAACTGGTGTGTTCCAATTCCCTCAAGGCGGAACGTCTGGGCAGTGCCGCCGGGCTGTTAAAGGCCGAGATGCAGCGCCTTGGTTCGGTATGTGTGGAAGCGGCATATGCCTGCCGTGTCCCGGCAGGAGGGGCCCTGGCGGTGGATCGGGACGTCTTTGCAGGGCTGGTGACAGAGCAGGTGTGTTCCCATCCTCTCATCCAAGTGGTGGAAGGGGAGGTGCTGGAGATCCCGCAAGACGGCGTCGTTATAGTGGCCACCGGTCCCCTGACGGAAGGGAGGCTGGCGCAGGATATCCAACGTGTGGTGGGGGAAGGAACCCTCAGCTTTTACGATGCAGCCGCGCCGATCGTCACCGCCGAGTCGGTGGATCAGAATTATGCCTTTGCGGCCTCCCGCTATGGCCGGGGCGGGGAGGATGATTACCTCAATTGTCCCATGAATAAGGAACAGTACGAAGCCTTTTATGAGCAACTCATTCATGCGGAATCGGCCATGCTGCACGAGTTCGACCGTCCTAAGGTATACGAAGGATGCATGCCGGTGGAGGTCATGGCCAAGCGAGGTGCGGATACCCTCCGGTTCGGACCATTAAAGCCGGTGGGGCTTCGGGACCCGTCCACAGGACATCGTCCATGGGCGGTAGTTCAATTGCGCCGGGAGAACCGGGACGGTACTCTCTACAATTTGGTGGGATTTCAGACCAATTTGAAATTTCCCGAACAAAAACGGGTTTTTTCCATGATCCCTGCTTTGCACGACGCTCAATTTATGCGTTACGGGGTCATGCATCGAAACAGTTTTCTGTGTTCCCCCCATTTGCTGGAACCTGATCAGAGCCTTCGGAACAATCGGAATATTTTCTTTGCCGGACAAATCACCGGAGTGGAAGGGTATATGGAATCGGCCATGTCAGGCATCTGGGCGGGCGTCAATGCCGCAAGACGGGTACAGGGAAAATCGCCGGTTACACCTCCTCCGGATACCATGGCAGGCGCCTTGCTTCGGTACATATCCGATCCAGAGGTCAAGGATTTCCAGCCCATGGGGGCAAACTTCGGCATACTGCCTCCGTTGGATCATACGATCCGGGACAAAAAAGCCCGTTATGAAGCGTTGGCCCGGCGGGCGATGGAGCATTTTGAACAATTCATGGAGCGGGAGCTCTAA
- the plsX gene encoding phosphate acyltransferase PlsX, with protein MKIIVDAYGGDNAPLEVLRGCAAAVEAYGYEIVLCGLEKSLRKLALEYDIPLKNFTFVEAPDIISMEDDPGSILKKKKNCSMAVGLRLLGEGGGDAFVSGGSTGALVVGGTFYVKRIKGIKRCALATLIPSTKDYFMLLDVGANVDCRPEMLRQFGIMGSVYMESVMGRTEPKVGLVNIGTETTKGGELQLNSFELLQQAPINFVGNVEAREIPYGECDVLVCDGFTGNVILKLTEGLASSLLGQIKEIFKSNMRGKLAAAMVMPGMKQLKKRMSTEEVGGAPLLGTLRPVFKAHGNSNAKAFQNAIRVAADFAGKGVIDRITESLAERSKEDDTQE; from the coding sequence GTGAAAATTATTGTAGACGCCTACGGTGGCGATAACGCGCCGTTGGAAGTATTGCGCGGCTGTGCGGCAGCGGTTGAGGCCTACGGATATGAGATTGTGCTGTGCGGCCTGGAAAAGTCCCTGCGCAAGCTGGCTTTGGAATACGACATTCCGCTGAAGAACTTTACCTTTGTGGAGGCGCCGGATATCATCAGTATGGAGGACGATCCCGGCAGTATCCTGAAGAAAAAGAAAAACTGCTCGATGGCAGTGGGCCTCCGTCTGCTGGGAGAAGGCGGCGGGGACGCTTTCGTCTCAGGCGGTTCTACCGGGGCTTTGGTAGTGGGCGGTACTTTTTATGTCAAACGCATCAAAGGCATCAAGCGCTGTGCGTTGGCTACCCTGATCCCTTCCACAAAAGATTACTTTATGCTGTTGGACGTGGGGGCTAATGTGGACTGCCGTCCTGAAATGCTGCGTCAGTTCGGCATCATGGGTTCCGTGTATATGGAGTCGGTAATGGGAAGGACCGAGCCCAAGGTTGGACTGGTCAATATCGGGACGGAAACCACCAAAGGCGGGGAACTACAGCTTAATTCCTTTGAGCTTTTACAGCAAGCTCCCATCAATTTCGTGGGCAATGTGGAAGCAAGGGAAATCCCTTACGGGGAATGCGACGTTTTGGTGTGCGACGGCTTTACCGGCAATGTTATTCTGAAGCTGACCGAAGGATTGGCCTCCTCTCTGCTGGGGCAGATCAAAGAGATCTTTAAGAGCAACATGCGCGGCAAACTGGCGGCAGCCATGGTGATGCCTGGGATGAAGCAGCTCAAGAAGCGTATGAGCACCGAGGAAGTGGGAGGCGCCCCGCTGCTTGGAACACTGCGTCCCGTATTCAAGGCCCACGGGAATTCCAATGCAAAGGCGTTCCAGAACGCCATCCGCGTGGCGGCCGACTTTGCAGGGAAAGGCGTTATCGACCGTATCACAGAGTCCTTGGCCGAACGGTCAAAAGAGGACGACACACAAGAGTAG
- a CDS encoding acyl carrier protein, with product MILQKVIRLLSDELGVDEANIGSSMSLEDLGVDEMAMDNLVMALESEYGLEVSPEQTDRFETVEDVASFVEDNLE from the coding sequence GTGATACTTCAGAAAGTGATCCGTCTGTTAAGCGACGAGTTAGGAGTGGACGAAGCAAACATTGGATCTTCTATGTCATTGGAGGATCTGGGTGTGGACGAGATGGCCATGGATAATCTCGTAATGGCATTGGAAAGCGAATATGGCCTGGAAGTGAGTCCGGAACAGACCGACCGTTTTGAAACGGTGGAGGATGTGGCCAGCTTTGTGGAAGATAATCTGGAATAA
- the rnc gene encoding ribonuclease III, translated as MNKIQDRIGYHFKNQNLLHTALTHSSYANEVKKGSVCNERLEFLGDSVLSIVVSDYLYNHTKMPEGELTRLRASLVCEQSLRRFAEQIDLGESLLLGKGEQQMGGRKRPSILADAFEAVIAAIYLDGGMDPAREFVLRFVEKELESHRQKAFKDYKTALQEIVQQNPEEKLSYVLLGESGPDHDKRFTVEVRLNSNPIGKGSGRSKKNAEQQAAREALELMGYSK; from the coding sequence ATGAACAAGATACAGGATCGAATCGGATATCATTTTAAAAACCAAAACCTATTGCATACCGCTCTGACCCATTCCTCTTACGCAAATGAGGTGAAAAAGGGATCGGTATGCAACGAGCGCCTGGAATTCCTGGGGGATTCCGTGCTGAGCATTGTGGTGTCCGATTACCTCTATAATCACACCAAGATGCCGGAGGGGGAATTGACCCGTCTTCGGGCCTCCCTGGTATGCGAACAGTCGTTGCGCCGTTTTGCCGAGCAGATCGATTTGGGAGAATCTCTTCTCCTGGGCAAAGGGGAGCAGCAGATGGGCGGACGCAAGCGTCCATCTATTTTAGCCGATGCTTTTGAAGCGGTCATCGCCGCCATCTATCTGGACGGGGGGATGGATCCCGCCCGGGAATTCGTGCTTCGTTTTGTGGAGAAAGAGCTGGAAAGTCATCGTCAAAAAGCCTTTAAGGACTATAAAACGGCTCTGCAAGAAATTGTGCAGCAAAATCCGGAAGAAAAATTGAGTTATGTGTTGTTGGGGGAGAGCGGACCGGACCACGATAAAAGGTTCACTGTGGAGGTGCGTCTCAACTCCAATCCCATTGGCAAAGGGAGCGGACGCAGCAAAAAGAATGCCGAACAGCAAGCCGCACGGGAAGCCCTGGAATTGATGGGATACAGCAAATGA
- a CDS encoding elongator complex protein 3: MNHANVAFFIPHLGCRHRCSFCNQRSISGVQDIITPRQVSDALREAVCRMGDRVREAEIAFFGGSFTALPRRTMIDYLKAAAPFLKEGFGGIRLSTRPDAIDSEVLDILFQYGVTSVELGAQSMDDRVLSLNGRGHTAFQVKQASYLIQERGFSLGLQMMTGLYGSSLETDRDTAHQLMELKPDTVRIYPTIVVEGTYLSNLWREGRYQPQSLWEAVELCAQLMEEFETKGIRVIRVGLHAGGDVENGMLCGPWHPAFGELCENRRFLHRALDVLKDNCVPKGCVTLGVHPSDLSKMIGQKRQNVDKLRQIGYDSKVIGKTDIPKGTVQLL; the protein is encoded by the coding sequence ATGAACCATGCCAATGTGGCCTTTTTCATTCCCCATTTGGGATGCCGGCATCGATGCAGCTTCTGCAACCAACGGAGTATCTCAGGCGTGCAGGATATCATAACACCCAGGCAGGTGAGCGATGCATTAAGGGAAGCCGTTTGCCGAATGGGAGATCGGGTAAGGGAAGCGGAGATCGCCTTTTTCGGCGGTAGCTTTACGGCCCTCCCCAGACGGACGATGATCGACTATCTAAAAGCGGCTGCCCCTTTTTTAAAAGAGGGGTTCGGGGGGATCCGCCTCTCCACCCGGCCGGACGCCATTGATTCAGAGGTGTTGGATATCCTATTCCAATACGGCGTCACATCGGTGGAATTGGGCGCCCAGAGTATGGATGACCGTGTGCTTTCCCTCAACGGAAGAGGACACACCGCTTTTCAGGTAAAGCAGGCATCTTACCTCATTCAGGAAAGAGGTTTCTCTTTGGGGCTTCAAATGATGACAGGGCTTTACGGCAGCAGTCTGGAAACCGATCGGGATACGGCTCACCAACTGATGGAGCTAAAGCCGGATACCGTGCGCATTTATCCCACCATTGTAGTAGAGGGGACATACCTCAGTAATCTCTGGAGGGAAGGCCGATACCAGCCACAGTCTCTTTGGGAGGCAGTGGAACTGTGCGCCCAACTGATGGAAGAGTTTGAGACGAAAGGGATCCGCGTCATCCGTGTAGGGCTTCACGCGGGAGGCGATGTGGAAAATGGGATGCTGTGTGGGCCGTGGCATCCGGCCTTCGGAGAGCTGTGTGAAAACCGGCGTTTTCTGCATCGGGCGCTGGATGTTCTAAAAGACAATTGCGTTCCAAAAGGATGCGTGACGTTGGGGGTGCATCCATCGGATTTGTCCAAGATGATCGGGCAAAAGAGGCAAAATGTGGACAAGTTACGGCAAATAGGATATGATAGTAAGGTAATAGGGAAAACTGATATTCCCAAAGGGACGGTTCAATTGCTTTAA